The proteins below come from a single Vidua chalybeata isolate OUT-0048 chromosome 1, bVidCha1 merged haplotype, whole genome shotgun sequence genomic window:
- the HNF4G gene encoding hepatocyte nuclear factor 4-gamma, translating to MMRLSEPILDMEMANYSEVLDPTYTALEFETMQILYNGNDSSGEAVNMNAADNGVSSLCAICGDRATGKHYGASSCDGCKGFFRRSIRKNHVYSCRFNRQCIVDKDKRNQCRYCRLKKCFRAGMKKEAVQNERDRISTRRNTFDGCNSPSISTLSQAETLSRQISISSPGASTDINVKKIAGVSDVCESMKQQLLVLVEWAKYIPGFCELPLDDQVALLRAHAGEHLLLGAAKRSMAYKDILLLGNNYIIHRNSTEMEICRVANRILDELVRPFQEIQIDDNEYACLKAIVFFDPDAKGLSNPLKIKNMRFQVQISLEDYINDRQYDSRGRFGELLLLLPTLQSITWQMIEQIQLVKLFGIVKIDSLLQEMLLGGTSNDASHLHHPMHPHLAQDPLTGQTVLISSMSAPVHAEQISTPETPLPSPPQGSGQEYKMSANQASVIAQQSILKQKSL from the exons ATGATGCGTCTCTCAGAACCAATACTGGACATGGAAATGGCAAACTACAGTGAAGTTTTAGATCCAACGTATACAGCACTGGAGTTTGAAACTATGCAGATTCTGTATAATGGCAATG ACAGTTCAGGAGAAGCTGTCAACATGAATGCTGCTGACAACGGGGTCAGCAGTCTCTGTGCAATATGTGGAGACCGAGCGACCGGAAAACATTATGGTGCTTCCAGCTGTGATGGATGCAAGGGATTTTTTAGACGTAGCATAAGGAAAAACCACGTCTATTCATGCAG ATTCAACCGACAGTGTATTGTTGACAAGGACAAAAGGAATCAATGCAGATACTGTCGCTTAAAAAAGTGTTTTCGAGCAGGAATGAAAAAGGAAG CTGTACAAAATGAACGGGACAGGATAAGTACAAGAAGAAACACTTTTGATGGCTGCAACAGTCCCTCTATTAGCACACTGTCACAAGCCGAGACACTCTCCCGCCAG ATCTCAATCTCCAGTCCTGGTGCTAGCACTGATATAAATGTTAAGAAAATTGCTGGTGTTAGTGATGTCTGTGAATCTATGAAGCAACAACTTTTGGTCCTGGTGGAATGGGCTAAATATATTCCAGGCTTCTGTGAATTACCACTCGATGACCAG GTTGCCCTGCTAAGAGCACATGCTGGGGAGCACCTGTTGCTTGGAGCAGCAAAACGGTCCATGGCATATAAGGACATTTTACTTTTAG GCAACAATTACATAATTCATCGCAACAGCACTGAAATGGAGATCTGCCGAGTGGCAAATCGGATTCTGGATGAATTAGTTCGTCCCTTCCAGGAAATTCAAATAGATGACAATGAATATGCTTGCTTGAAAGCAATTGTGTTTTTTGATCCAg ATGCAAAAGGCTTGAGTAATCCATTGAAGATTAAGAATATGCGATTCCAAGTCCAAATCAGTTTAGAGGATTATATTAATGACCGTCAGTATGACTCCAGAGGAAGATTTGGAGAACTTCTTCTTCTACTGCCTACACTCCAAAGCATTACTTGGCAAATGATTGAGCAGATACAATTGGTTAAATTATTTGGAATTGTTAAAATTGACAGTTTGCTTCAGGAAATGTTACTGGGAG GTACTTCTAATGATGCCAGTCATCTGCATCATCCAATGCATCCTCACTTAGCCCAAGATCCCTTAACTGGCCAAACTGTCCTCATAAGTTCAATGTCTGCTCCTGTACATGCAGAACAGATAT caaCTCCAGAAACTCCATTACCTTCCCCTCCACAAGGCTCTGGGCAAGAATACAAAATGTCTGCAAATCAAGCTTCAGTCATTGCACAGCAAtctattttgaaacaaaaatcattgtga